Sequence from the Phaeodactylum tricornutum CCAP 1055/1 chromosome 20, whole genome shotgun sequence genome:
AGGCCGATTTGGAGCATTTGGGACGCGCTCGTTGGGAGCTCTTTCGGACCTTTTGTGCACCGTCCCTGCGCGCACAGACCAACCAACAATTCCTTTGGATTCTACGGGTCGATCCCGATCTCTCACCAGCATTGAAACGAGATTTGTTACGCACGGTGGATGGCATGGACAACGTACTCGTTGTGGCATCGAACGGATCACAGGAAGATGGTCTCCGCAATCCACACGGCAATCGCGATATTACCCAACCCAACGTGAGCAACAACAGTAGTAACAACACTACTGGTAGTACTTCCGTTTGGTACGGCAGTGTGGAAACCTTTCGATCCTACCAGGAAGCGAGTCAAACACGCATGGTATTGGAAACCAATCTGGATGCCGATGACGGACTGGCAGTGTCCTTTGTGGAAACGCTCCAACGTCAAGCGGACGCCACTTTTCACACGACGAGTCACACCGGGACCACGGTGGAGAGCGACACCGGTAGCTCGTTCGACCCAAACATTGCGTGGCGCATATATTGCGTGAATCATCACGTCACCTGGCAATTCTGGGCACCGTGGAGGAAGACCAACGACGATACCAACAACGATAGGAGTACCGTGACGGAACGAGGCAGTCTAGAAGCCCAACACGACTTGGACATTTGTGTGACACCAGGTCTAACTTGGGCTTCTCGACCACGCACCCCTCAAACCTTTAAGTACATGCGTTGGCATTGGCGTATTCGTGGGACTCTACCCCGGTGTTCCGACGACCATGaaaacaacgaaaacaacaaaaacaaccgTACCACGGCACTTTCGGGATGCTGGTCCTACGTGCGTCCGGTCCAAACGGTAGAAGGGACGTCCAGCGTCTCGCAATCCGTTCTCTCCTCAGTCGACTTTTCACCCTTGGCCATCCGGGCACGGACTCCTACCAGCGCCGGTATGAATGACGTTGCAACGGTTGGCGGGACCGTCTCCACATCAACCGCTCGAGCCAAATtgcaacgccaacaacaacaagatgaCTTGCTTTGGCGAGACAACGTGGCCGAAACGATTTTTGGTGGAAACACTACGACTATCGTTGAGGCTCGAGAAAACATGCAGACCCACTTGGTAGACATTGTGCAAGACGCCCTGCAAGGTCAATGCACCAAGGGACATTCGTGTCACAACAAGAGCAAACTTGCTCTGACCCGATTGTTGGAACAGTGATAGGAAAAGTAAACATACACCTAAGTTTTCTAAATTATAAATGTTCTACAAATGACAAGCTCAAAACACTCTTCGCACGACGTACTCTCCCCATGGAGATAAGTCCGAAAATAAGAGGCATGGATTATACCCACCACCGCTGAAGGATTACTCGATTGTTGCGGGGCCGCCAACTCAGAAATCGCTGTCCTGTCGAATTCCCTTGAATATGTCGCTCGAACACGGGACTTTCGACGAAACGCCGCCAGACTTGCGTACTGTGTTCTTCACTTTTCATCACCGGAACGGTCCGATCGAGCGGCTCGTAGCGAGCTCCGACAAAAGCCTTGCGTAAGCTACAATCTTCAGGTACAGTCAAGAGTGTGACACAGTCGTAGTCTCCGTTGCTGTGAGACAAATTGGCGTAGCAAAACGTGTAGGCTCCAGCATGCGCGAATGCTTCGGCCGGAAAGTCAAGCGAGCCTTGAAAATGCCCGGGTTCTTCCACCACTCCCGACCAACTACCTTCCATTGGTTGCGGGCTATCTCCTTGAACACCTTCAATGAGAATGGTAGAGCTATCGGGGTGGCGTAAATCGGCTTCACCACGAGCATCGAGATACACGTACATTCGCTGGTTCTGACGGTCCCAGCGCAGCTCTTGTACAAGGCATGCAAAGTAATACTCTCTCCTACTGTGCTTATAATAACAGACCTCGTCAAGGCTTAAAACAAGAATGGAACCTCTCTTGTTGTCGTCTTGCAGCATTGACTTAGCGTTGTAGTCATACAACGCACTGGAAGAACCATAGAGAGATTCTCCATACTTTCCAATTGCAATACTCTCCCAGACGGCAGGGATGTTCGTAGCCTCATAAAATGATCTAGAAACGAGCGCACAATTGAGGCCGACCTCCTTTTCTGTTCCAACAAAGGACATGATGTATGCGAGGAGATCCACGGGTAACGACATGGAATTGGACGGAAGCGAAGATTTTGTCTACAAGGGTAGTGCAAGAGTCTTCTTACCAAACAAATGGCTTATGATGTTGACAGGAATTCTTTGGCAAAAGATGTGGAAAcgtttgcttcttccgaATGGGCGCgacatcacagtcagttcagTGAATACAAGTCAGTCTCGAATCGACACATGAGA
This genomic interval carries:
- a CDS encoding predicted protein, which gives rise to MAASTPFASVARSHHARRRSDPSRRSGLHCLRLVLPLAILTLGSCSLWILLADSKSINSNHPDPSEIIALAATLETTQQRHTRVVTSGVTATPNLLPPSLPGTLADFRHQPRVPLEPPVRLWNQSKHDYDLVHVILTRFQQHQADLEHLGRARWELFRTFCAPSLRAQTNQQFLWILRVDPDLSPALKRDLLRTVDGMDNVLVVASNGSQEDGLRNPHGNRDITQPNVSNNSSNNTTGSTSVWYGSVETFRSYQEASQTRMVLETNLDADDGLAVSFVETLQRQADATFHTTSHTGTTVESDTGSSFDPNIAWRIYCVNHHVTWQFWAPWRKTNDDTNNDRSTVTERGSLEAQHDLDICVTPGLTWASRPRTPQTFKYMRWHWRIRGTLPRCSDDHENNENNKNNRTTALSGCWSYVRPVQTVEGTSSVSQSVLSSVDFSPLAIRARTPTSAGMNDVATVGGTVSTSTARAKLQRQQQQDDLLWRDNVAETIFGGNTTTIVEARENMQTHLVDIVQDALQGQCTKGHSCHNKSKLALTRLLEQ
- a CDS encoding predicted protein translates to MSFVGTEKEVGLNCALVSRSFYEATNIPAVWESIAIGKYGESLYGSSSALYDYNAKSMLQDDNKRGSILVLSLDEVCYYKHSRREYYFACLVQELRWDRQNQRMYVYLDARGEADLRHPDSSTILIEGVQGDSPQPMEGSWSGVVEEPGHFQGSLDFPAEAFAHAGAYTFCYANLSHSNGDYDCVTLLTVPEDCSLRKAFVGARYEPLDRTVPVMKSEEHSTQVWRRFVESPVFERHIQGNSTGQRFLSWRPRNNRVILQRWWV